Genomic segment of Panicum virgatum strain AP13 chromosome 9N, P.virgatum_v5, whole genome shotgun sequence:
ggattctccttccgtatgcacgggagattgcggatggggacgaggacgtaccgccctacagctggggtgaggcggtacttgcagccacttaccgtggactctgtgacggctgcatgaagatacaagggaacgctatcctgtcagggtgcccactactgctacagctttggtcgtacgagaggctagccgttggtcggccctttgtcagccacgagccttaccacgggggcatgtacggcgacgaggaggacgagaggcccactatgggaactatctggatctggcgtcaggtacgatcgcaacaaatctaattttgttattcattgttacatgatgtattagcgcacttttaattttacttattcggaatgcagaggtcctgggcacatgcgcgggttagacgcgcatatcctgagtttgtttcggagctcgacatgctgacgcccgaggacgttgtctgggagccttacagcccagaggctgtggctacccatgcaccagcaggtctgtcttcgcactgctccgcgaatgcgagcctgtggcttacttccgccgtcctggtttatgacatcgcggttgaggcatattgcccctggagagtcaggagacagtttgggcagcgccaggagtttccggtgcccaccgcgttggagcgtgtcagtcgccaggaccacaagtaattatgaatgaacttggctcatacattcgtgtcgaatctaacgattcttcgtggtccactttgtaggttgtcaagtagtggcttgccgtgctctgatgattggctcaccaagatccagccgtgggtggaccaatgggaacaggcagacgagctcttggtccatccaacaggaccacacacagacagcttttttagggcttacctcatttggtacttaccccggactcgggctcgtctggtttttgttgacactcacccgcagccacaccaggcgaggcctcaggatggctatggccggcaccacgtggaggcactagttggcgcggtgagtctcttgatcatatttgcatatatatatatatatatatatatatatatatatatatatatatatatatatatatatatatatatatatatatatatatatatatatatatatatatatatatataatcatattcataagataattcatgtgtttgtaactgtacctttactgaattgatgcagcttcgcctttgcaacatgatggagacagactgctcgacttacttgacgagggtacgtgccggatccccaatgacccagtttgagcagacagaggcatggtcgaggcagcgtgatcagttgcgtcaggtaatgcacaacttcggaagccgtgtgcagtacgaagacagccacgggtcgtctcaggcctcgtcgtcgttcccgtgtccgtcgaacATGCACGGGCCGAcatcgcagttcttcccaagtgcaggtaacgtacatatctctttaaaattacatcaagtgttcctacatatttactaatatcacatacaggatacgatccagctactgcgttcggccatactggaatgtttagagggacagcaccagttggcggaccgtatccagggatggtaccgaggccacagataccggcctacacaggttagtttatgtttcgtatttcggtttctacatggcatgacaaaatatacgagcgtacgctaacatccacattttttgcgtaggattctacccccatgcgtgcgccggaccttcttcttcctcctttcgaccagataacgagaccttcaccttagacgacttcgacagcttgagtccagaagagcctgccgcgcaaggtgaccccgatgtcttggggtattcacagctaggaggagcaccacttgggatctctcagcagcagacaccgcagccccttgcgcgtcctgagcgacaggtgaggtctccggatgttctcacctactccgagggccatgtccgtgcccagcagagggctaagagggtccgacgccctaggggtggttagatgtatctgatgtttgtatctctgatgtttatttgtaatgagatagctgtggaccgtttatttgtatccgatgtttatgattgtggtaggttacttgtcatttgtttctatagatactattgatgtgaacttattatgtttgtgggttccataatgctcgtgaaataagggaagttcttgcgattttttcccgtgatttaatgaaggacaagttaggtgcggtaggagtcagcagccgagatcctgccgacgatgataacgaatacacgctcgaatagctcaaaataggtccctggaaaaaaaggggggctgtcgccccccaacaggcgacaggcccctgtcgcccgaggggtgggcgacaggcccctgtcgcccgttgggggggcgacaggcccccccttttttttctccagggacttcgttgcaaatttgaagaaaaaaaattacactttggacctgtcgccctatgggagggcgaccggggtatatttttgaaatatttcaaaacggacatatatttttgaaattttaattttttttaaatacaaaaaagaaaaaaccgctcgGAAGGGGCATGATCGCGGCCCAACTGGTGTGGCTGCTGGTGGGCTCAGAACTAAACGCTAAGGTTTACCAGCGCTCGGCTCGTCCTCTCCTGCTTCCTTCACGGTTGATGCCGACTCTCTCCGCCGCCAATCGGTAGGACGAAGAGATATCTCTGTTTGTGAGCCAATCGGTAGGACGAAGCGTTACATGAGGGATCCCGGTAGCTTCGCATGTAAATATCcgatttctgcttcttctttttttttttgagaagaaccgggttttcattttatttatagCATCTGATGATTACAGCCCAAATTACAAAGACATCCTTAAAGGACAAAGAAATTACATTCAAGTTTTTGTAAACTCCCAGTTGTCGTCGCCACCGGCGGCCGGAGCTcccagcttgaagccgacctCCTCCCTGGCGAAGAACATACATTTTTTACGCCGTCTTGAGCAGCACATCAGAACCGACATGCACTACAAATGCTGAACGAACCGGCTAAAGATGATAGCCAGAGACCGTCGCATCGTCAGGCAACGAGGGATCCGACTCCCCAAGGACCTCCAGAAACCCCAAATCGCCTAGCGACGAAGAATCCCGAAAGGGAACTGAACCACCAGATGTGGGAACTAACAACCAACCCGAATCCACTTCGTGTTTGTAGGTAATCCAACTCGTATTCTCTATGAGTTGGCAAACAAACCTTCCGAAATTTCTAAACATATTCATTGCCCTATTCTGGTTTACAAATCTAGCACTATCTTTGGAACCATGGGCAGCAACGGCACCAAGAGAAACACAGGGAAACCAAACATCGATGCAGAAGATAAAATCGATGGCAAACCTATCGATGTTGAGACCCCCCGCAAAAGATCCTCTCTCGAAGCATCTGTTCCCCAACAGTTCAGAGAGCCGACGCGCCGGCAATTCCTTGACTCCCCACCGGATTCGCTGCTTTTTCTCGCCATCGGTGGCCTTTATGGCACCGATGTGCTTGGAAAACAGCGGATCCGATGGGTGATGTATATATCTTTTCTATTAGAATAGTTTTATCTAGTGTAAGGTTAGAGTTTTTACTGGCGGAGCTGTCGATGATAAGCTTTTATCCTTTTTGGTGTTTCTCCACTATTGCTTGTGTTTGTGCTCCTCCCGCTCCCCGTTCCGGCGTTCCCCGCTGCCCTCCCCCGCTGGGATCGTCGCGCCCCGAGCCGACCCCTCTCAAAACCCCGCACCATGCAGCCCCCTGGCGAAACCTCGGGCGCTccggcccctccctcccctcgccGTCTACCTCAAGTCCATGTCGTACGTGGACGTCAAGATGCGGTGGAAGAAGGACGCGTCGTTCGACGCCGTCCCCGTGCTCTCCCACGCCCGCGACCTTCGCCCGCTGGTCTCCATGGCGCGCCTCCTCTCCCCGTCGCCCGCCCCCGTATCGGCGGTCTCCAAGCGCGGCCGCTCGCTCGAGGTCCCCGATCGCCGGGtcacctccttcctccgccGCTTCCCCGCCGCCTTCGTCGAGTCCGTGGGGCCGCACCACAACCTCCCCTGGTTCCGGctctccgacgccgccgccgggctcctGCGGAAGGAGCGGGACGTcttcgccgcccgccgcgcggaTGTCAcgggccgcctgcgccgcctcgtcctcatgtgcccgcgccgccgcctcccgctccgCGTCGCGCAGGGCATGCTGTGGCATCTCGGCATCCCAGAGGACTACTTTAAGGATCCGGATCACGGCATCGCACAGGATGGATTTCGGATTTTAACTTCAGGAGATGGATCTGTTTGCCGGGATGATGACGGCGATGGGAGGGAGACGGAGTTGGGGCTAATTGACGATGGGAAGCTTCAAGAAATGCCTCTCTCGGTTCTCCAGATGAATGCTATGAGGAAGTTCGGATCGGTGGCAGATGTGCCTATCCCACTCTTCCAGTCAAAGGGTCTCCGGttgaagcagaagattaaggACTGGTTGGAAGGGTTCCAGAGGCTGCATTACGTGTCTCCATATGAGGATTTCAGCGACATCCGTCCGGGTACTGATGTTTCAGAGAAGCGGGCAGTCGGGGTGCTCCATGAGCTGCTTAGTCTGTTTGTGACGTGCTCTGCTGAGAGGCGGCGGCTACTCTGCCTTAGGCAGCACCTGGGTCTGCCACAGAAGTTCCATCTTGTGTTTGAGCGGCACCCGCATGTATTCTACTTGTTGTTAAAGGAAAAGACATGCTTTGTTGTCCTCAAAGAGGCGTACATGGCTAGGGGAGATACTGCAATTGAGGAACACCCCATGCTGGAAGTGCGCAAGAAGTATGTTGAGCTGATGGAGGAGTCACAGGAAATCATAAGGGGCCGACGGAGCGGGAAACCTATTGAACTGGAGTCCAATGTATCTGGTTCTGGGGATATTGAGGATTGCATTGAAATTTTATCATAACAAGCCATGTTTTTAGCTGAGATGGAGGATGGGAATCATGTGCAAATATGGCTTCTACTGGAAGAATGAGGAACCCTACTCTTGGTAGGAGCCAGTTTGTTGCTCATTATTTGCTGAGAAATTCATCAACTGTAGAAACAGGTTAGTGACTACGAGAAATTTAAGCTGCATCCTCCAAGCTATTCTGTACTTAGctgatttattttttatatgtcTCAACCACACAAAAAGTCGTATAGTTTTGCCAGAGATTTCTGATTTAATGTATCCATCTGTATTTAATTTGCTGGTAACGGAAGTTAATGAATAGTGTACTTTGAATTTGACTGTGTGTTCTGTTCTGTCCAGGAGATTTAGCAGCTGGTGGCTGTAGAAATATGTTTGATAAATTACTCTACATTGTTTTGTGGATGTCATGAAATATTCTCTTCCTAGTCTCCAATGTATTTCTTGGAcgtcactctttttttttttgcacattgATGTGATTGCTTCTAAAATAAAACAAGCAGTcctgaaaaaaattatttactcaAGTATCCAAGTGCCATTCTTGAATGTGGTATGTATAAAAGAGGAGCAATGCCACTGTAGATGTGTTGGTATGCTGGAGATGCATGAATAGGAGAATGATTGAACTTAAGTTGGTAGATGCCAACCTCACATATGACATTTGTTCTCCTTACGGTTTTGCTTTTGTTTCTGCAAAAGCTTAGGTTTTAAAGTGTTAAAAGAAACTATATCTTCTTTCTCACAGTACATAAGTGCAAGTGAAATTTGATGATACCTCAAAGTTGGGAGTATGGTTCTATGATGCAATCGAGCTAGCATTTACTGAGGTTATTTGTGATGCCTAACCAAACTTTGTTGTTGTGTTTCTTGTAAGTAAGTCAAGTAACTAGAAATATTATGTTGAACCTGAAGCTCACCACAAGTCTAAGCAATTTAGATTCATATGCAAGTTATCTTGGTCTGAACAAGTTGTTATTCTATTATTGGTTTTGCGAGACAGCCCTTGAATTTTCGGCCCGCTCAAGTTTGACAAAGTTATAAAATTCCTGCCTCAATTGAAGATATCTTTCTCATATTTACCTGGCATGTGGATTGTGGAATAGAAAAACTGCTAAACAGATCACATAATTTGTTATTGTGTAGGTTCTAATAGTTGGCAAAGCGGCCAGTGGAGTATACCTCTTTATTTGTGGGCCATGGTTAGCTACTCAGTTTTGTTTATGTTTATCATGTAGCATTGGATGATTGCGCTTGAATTTGTCAGCCTATTTCAAACTAGTAATTTTTTATCTCCATGCTCATTCACATTC
This window contains:
- the LOC120688714 gene encoding protein WHAT'S THIS FACTOR 9, mitochondrial-like → MSYVDVKMRWKKDASFDAVPVLSHARDLRPLVSMARLLSPSPAPVSAVSKRGRSLEVPDRRVTSFLRRFPAAFVESVGPHHNLPWFRLSDAAAGLLRKERDVFAARRADVTGRLRRLVLMCPRRRLPLRVAQGMLWHLGIPEDYFKDPDHGIAQDGFRILTSGDGSVCRDDDGDGRETELGLIDDGKLQEMPLSVLQMNAMRKFGSVADVPIPLFQSKGLRLKQKIKDWLEGFQRLHYVSPYEDFSDIRPGTDVSEKRAVGVLHELLSLFVTCSAERRRLLCLRQHLGLPQKFHLVFERHPHVFYLLLKEKTCFVVLKEAYMARGDTAIEEHPMLEVRKKYVELMEESQEIIRGRRSGKPIELESNVSGSGDIEDCIEILS